CTAACCGCATCAACAACCACTGCAACGGCCTGATCGATCTGATCGGCAGTAGTCATGCGGCCGGTGGAGAAGCGCACCGTCCCCTTGGCCCATTTTACCGGTATTCGCATGGCTTCCAGTACGTGGGAAAGCTGAACCGTGTCCGAATGGCAGGCGGCACCGGCCGAGGCGGCCACCTCCAGGCCGATTTCTTCCAGAATGCGATTGGCTTCCAGGTCCTTGAACGAAAGGCTCAAGGTGTTGGGCAGCCGTTGTTCCGGGTGGCCGTTGAGGCGAACCTCGTCCAATTGATCGGTCAGCCCCCTGTGCAGGCGATCGCGCATGGCTTTCAGGTGGGTTTGGGTGTGGCTCAGGCTGCGCTCGGCCATCTCGCAGGCCTTGCCCAGCCCTACGATTTCCAGGACATTTTCCGTGCCGGCCCGCCAGCCCATCTCCTGGCCGGCGCCGTGGCAGAACTTTTCGGGCGCCACTCCCCTGCTCACATAAAGCGCACCGATGCCCTTGGGAGCATACACCTTGTGCCCGGCTACCGACAGCATGTCCACGTTCAAACGCTGAACATTCGTTTCGATCTTGCCCACACTCTGGGCCGCGTCGGTGTGCATGTAAATGCCGTGTTTTTTGGCCAGCTCGGCAATCTCAGCAATGGGCTGGATGGTTCCCACCTCGTTGTTGGCGTGCATGACGGTAATCAGGATGGTCTCGGGCCGGATGGCAGCCGCGACATCTTCCACGCGAACCATGCCGGTGTCATCCACATCCACATAGGTGGTGGTGAAGCCTTCGCCCTCCAGATGGCGGCACACCTCCAGGATTGCCGGATGCTCAACGGTGCTGGTGATGATGTGGTTTCCTTTGTTTTTCAACGCCCGGGCTGTGCCTTTAATGGCGTGGTTGTTGGATTCGGTGCCGCCGGAGGTGAAAAAGACCTCCGTCGGCTCGCAGCCCAGCAGACCGGCTACCTGCCGCCGGGCGGCCTCCACCGCTTTTTTGGGACGGATGCCGTACCAGTGTGAACTGGAAGGGTTGCCGAATTCGGTTTCCAGAAAGGGGCGCATGGCCGCAATCACTTCCGGGTCGTGGGGGGTGGTGCCGTTGTAGTCCAGGTAGACGGGCTGAATCACGAGAACGCTCCAATGGCAGCTTTTGTTTTCCGGTAATTACGGAAACCGGATGGTTACAGGATTCGTGTTGGCTTCGAATCGGGCCGTTCAAATTCGATGAAGCGATATATTTTCATAATTTCTAATATCATGTCAATCGGTTGGGCTGGGACGACTTCGCTTTCTCGAAAAAGAAAAACCTGTCGGCGTTCAAAAAAGAATTCGACCGGATGTTGAAGCAGATGCAGGCCAGCGGGGAAATCGCCCGGATGCTGAAAGAAAGCTACGGCATTTCCGGCTATAAGTAAGAGCGTTAGGGCGTTGAAGCATCGATTGCCTGCCAGTCCATCATCCGCCAATCCCAGGGCGGGCGTTCGCCTTGGGCCGCGTCGGCTTCCGGCCAGGGCCATTGCTGCGGGATGGGGCAGATGAGATCCAGTTGCGTTTTTCGGGTGGGATGCTCAACGGACAGGCTGCGGGCCAACAGGGCGATCTGTTTTCCCGGCAGCGGCTTGTCGGCGCCGTAGCGCAGATCGCCGAGAATCGGGTGGCCCATGCGGGAAAGTTGGATCCGGATCTGGTGGCGCCGGCCGGTTTCCAGGGTGACTTCCAGAAGGCTCTTGTCGCCCGCTGTGCCCAATCGCGTATAGGACAGGCGCGCCTCCTGGCTGTCTGCCGTCGGCGCGGGAACCACCCGGCTCATCCGATCCTGCCGTTCGATGTGATCGATTCGCCGTTGCGATTTTTGGGCGACGGAGCCCTGCACCACGGCCAGATATCGTTTGTCCACGCTGCGCTCCCGAAACTGGCGGGCCAGGCGGCCGGCGGCCTTGGATGTCCGTGCGAACAGCACAACGCCGGCCACCGGACGGTCCAGCCGATGGACCATGGCCAGAAAGACCTTCCCCGGCTTGTCGTAGCGCTCCTTGATCCACTGTTTGGCCAGATCCAGCAGACAGACGTCGCCGGTGCGGTCCCCTTGCACCAGCAGTCCCGATGGTTTATAAATCGCCAGCAGATGGTTGTCCACGTACAGCACCGGCCAGCGTTTATCGAAAAAGAACGGTCGATCGGATTTGTTGAAGGTGGTGTCCAGGGCATCCATACGCGGCTCGGATTTCCGGGGTTCATGGGAATGGGTTTTCAAAGGGGTACCATGTGAAACCAAAGGGTACAAGCTTTCAGAAGAAAAGGGGGCCGGCAGGCAAAACGGCGCCCTCGTCCAGCCGGATGGATTTTCTGTTGCAGCGCTGCGGAATTCGTCTCAGCGATGCTCAGCTCGAGCAGCTCTGGCGCTACCATCAACTGTTGCGGCAATTCGACGCCGAGCTGAACCTCACCCGGATTCACAATTTCGAGAACATGGTGGTCAAGCTCTATGCCGATTCCATCCTGCCGGCCCTGCAATATCCGCTGTTGCCGTCTCCGTTGCTGGATCTGGGAACCGGTCCCGGCATGCCGGGCATTCCATTGAAAATTTTCCGTCCGGATCTGCACATCCTGCTGGCAGAGAGTCGCCAACAGCGGGTCCATTTCTTGAAAACGGTTGTGGAGGAATTGCATCTGCCCGGTCTCGAAGTGATCGAGCGGGGAATTGCCCCGGACTTTGACAGGCCTGTGGCCGGGGTGATCACCCGGGCCGTGGAACCCATCGCCGACACCCTGGCACGCGTGTCCGGTTGTCTGGAAAAAAATGGCCTGGTCCTATTCATGAAAGGCCCCCGTTGCGATGAGGAAATGGAACGGGCGGCCCGGGACTCTTGCGACGATTACGACCTGGCCGAGGATATTGCCTACCAGATTCCCCAGACTCCGCACCGGCGCCGTCTGATTTGCTACCGACGCAAGGTTGCCGCGTTTAAGGCCACGCAGGCTCCCAACCCACTGTCACCCTACCGCATCCGGGAAATCGAAAGTGAATCCAATCCGGTTTTCAAGGATCTGAAAAAGCTGCTTACCGGACGGGGCGTAAAAAAAGGAGGGAAGACCCTCGTTTGCGGTCGGCGGCTGGTCGCCGAGGCGATGCGTTGCGCTCCCGAGCGCTGCCGGGCCTGGATCGGCAGCGGCGACCGCCATGAACCGCCGGCCGAGGCACCGCACGAAATGGAATGGCTTCAATTGTCCCCGCAGCTTTTCGGGCAACTGGACCTGTTCGGCACCCGCAGGCCAATGCTGCTTTACGATTTGCCGGAAATCCCTGCCTGGGATGCCGGCAAAGCGGCCCCTGGCTGCAGCCTGTTGATCCCGTTTCAGGATCCTGAAAATGTCGGCGCCGTTATCCGCAGCGCCGCTGCCTTTGCGGTGGAGCGCATCGTTCTGCTCGCCGAAGGCGCCAATCCCTTCCACCCCAAGGCCATTCGCGCTTCGGCTGGAACCGTTTTATCGACCAACCTTTATGCGGGACCTTCCTTGAATGACCTGAGCGGAGAACTGCCGGTCGTGGCCCTGGCCGCTTCGGGCCGGCCGGTCGCCAATTTCGCCTTTCCGGAATCTTTCTGCCTCTTGCCGGGCATGGAAGGTCCGGGCCTCGATTCACGCTGGCTTGACAATGCCGTGTCCATTCCCATGGCCGAAAACGTGGAGTCCCTGAACGCGGCCACGGCCACGGCGATTACCCTTTATGAATGGCGCCGACAACTTAAAGGAGAATAAAGCCAATGGCATCCATACTCGGGAAAAAGCTGCTTTTGATCCTTTACGTTTCCATCACAGTGGGTTGTACACTATCTATGGCCACCGACGTACGGAAAAACGCTTCCGCCGCCGGCAACGACTTTGCCCTGGACCTGTACAGCCGATTGGCAGACTCCGAAGGCAATCTCTTCTTTTCGCCGGCGAGCATCGAGACGGCCCTGGCCATGACGTATGCCGGCGCAAAGAGCCGAACGGCCAAGCAAATGGCCAAGGTCCTGCATTTTGAAAAAGCCGGCCAGGGAGTTCACCAGGAATTCCAATCCCTGTTGCAACAGCTCAATAACCCCAGCATTGTCAAATCCTACGAAAAGATCGGCGATGAGATCAAACCGGTCGAGAAACCCGCTTATGAGTTGGTCATCGCCAATGCGCTTTGGGGGCAGCAGGGTTATCCCTGGAACCAGGCGTTTCTGACGCTGACGGAATCCAATTACGGGGCCGGCCTGAGGCCAGTCGATTTTGCAAATCATCCTGATGAAGCCCGCAAAACGATCAACGACTGGGTGGAAGAGAAAACCCGGGACCGGATCAAGGATTTGATTGCAAAAGGTACGATCAGCCCCATGATGCGTCTGATCCTGACCAATGCGATCTATTTCAAGGCTGCCTGGGCCGACACATTTGACGATCATGCGACCCGGGAGATGCCCTTTCATGTTTCCGAATCCAGCCAGGTTCCCGTTTCGATGATGTTCCAGAATAAAGATTTCCATTACCTGGAAACCGACTGCTTCCAGGCCTTGGAAATGCCCTATAAGGCCTACGAATTATCCATGATTGTATTCCTTCCCAAGATGGCGAACGGGTTGGATAATTTTGAAAAAGCCCTGTCCGCTGAAAAACTGGATGGCTGGAGGGCAGCCCTTCATCGCGAAGAAGTCGAAGTGTATTTTCCGAAGTTCGTGTTCACCAGCAGCTTCAGCCTGTCCAAAACCCTCAAGGCTCTGGGTATGGAGGATGCCTTCTCGCCGACGTCGGCTGATTTTTCGGGCATGACCACCGCCGAAGAAAGGGTGTTTATCTCCGAGGTCATCCACAAAGCATTCGTAGCCGTCGATGAGAACGGGACCACAGCCGCGGCTGCAACGGCGGTGATGATGCAAGCTACCGCCATGCCCATGCCCAAACCGGAACCAAAGGTCTTCAGGGCCGACCACCCGTTCCTGTTCTGTATTTTTCACAATCCTACCGGCAAGATTCTTTTCATGGGAAGAGTTACCGACCCCCGGACCTGATAGGCTGAGCGCCTCGGTGACCACAGCCATCGCCTTTTATGAAAGGCGCCAAAATTTTGGATGATTGATATCTCTACGCAGTTTTGATAAAATCAGTTTATACTGATGTTCTCGCAAATAACTTTTTAGACCCCCAATAGCCATATAACTGTCCTTCTCGTACACATTCTTATCGGAAGGAGAATGCCATGGCTCATGTCGTGACCCAATCCGCATACACCCGCCTCACCGAACGGCTCAACCGTTTTCCCCAGGGAGCGCCCCCGACCGAACGGCTCACAAAAATCCTGAAAATTCTCTTCGATCAAAAGGAAGCCGAAATGGTTTCTCTTTTGCCGGTAAAACCGTTTACGGTGAAAAAGGCGGCCCGCGTCTGGGAGATGTCGGAAAAAGAAGCGCGCAAGGTGCTGGAGCGACTGGCCGAAAAGGCGCTGCTGGTCGATTTTCAAACCGATGGAGAAATGCACTACGTGCTGCCGCCGCCCATGGCCGGATTTTTCGAATTCTCCATGATGCGCATCCGCAAGGATATTGACCAGAAGCTGCTGTCCGAACTTTTTTACCAGTATTTGAACCAGGAGGAGGACTTTGTTCGCGAACTCTTCGCCACGGGGCAGACCCAGCTCGGGCGGGCTTTCGTCAACGAAACGGTCCTGTCCGAGAAAAACAGCCTGCATGTGCTGGACTGGGAGCGGGCCAGCGAAGTGATCCGAACCGCCACCCACCGCGGCATCAGTGTGTGCTACTGCAGGCACAAGATGCTGCACCTGGATCGGGCCTGTTCGGCACCCATGGAAATCTGCATGACCTTTAACACGGCGGCTGAATCGTTGATCCGGCACGGGCATGCCCGGTCCGTGGATATCTCTGAAGGGCTGGAGTTGCTGGCCGAGGCCAGGGAGAGCAATCTGGTCCAGTTCGGCGAGAACGTGCGCCAGGGGGTCAATTTCATCTGCAACTGCTGCGGGTGCTGCTGTGAAGCCATGATTGCCGCGCGGCGGTTTGCCGTCATGCACCCGATCCACACCACCCATTTCCTCCCCCGGGTGGACGAGAACACCTGCGACGGCTGCGGCAAGTGCGTGGCCCTGTGTCCGGTGGAAGCCATGACCCTGGTTTCGGCCAACGACCCCAAACGGCCCAAACGCAAGATCGCCCGGGTGGACGAAGACCGCTGCCTGGGTTGCGGGGTGTGCTTGAATGCGTGCACCAGGACCGACAGCCTTTCCCTCGAACATCGGCCGCAGCGGGTGCTCACTCCGTTGAATGCCACCCATCGGGCGGTGGTCATGGCCGTGGAGCGCGGCAAACTTCAAGATCTGCTGTTCGACAATCGGGTGTTGTGGCACCATCGCGCCCTGGCTGCCGTGCTCGGAGCGATTTTGCGGCTGCCGCCGGTGGCCCGGGCCATGGCCACCGACCAGGTCAAATCCCGCTACCTGGAGGCGCTGGCGCTGCGTTATTCGTGATGCGTCACGGTCCAGCACGATTCATTTCTACTCGAATCCCCTGCCGGTAAACCGTTCGAGAAACGCCCGATCCACGATCCATTCGCCGTTTTTCCGTATCCATTCCAATTGCAGGCTGTAGAGGTCGGCCTTGTCGCCGACCGCTTCGATCCAGGCCACGGGATCGTTGCGCAGGGTGTCCAGGCCGGGCATGTCATGCTCTTTGCGGACGATCAGAAAGGGAAACCGAGCGGATGCTTCGTCTGCCTTTTCGCTGATTTCGATTTCGGGACGCGGGTAGAAGACGGCAAGCGGCCCGTAGTATCTGAAGGTTCGCCAAAGAACGGCCCGAATGCCGTTGCGGTCCAGATTCATGGGCATGGCCACGACCTCCTTTGAGGCCATCTTCAGCAGGCCGCCGATATCGTGGGCTTCGGCCAGCTCCGCGCCTCTGGCGATCTGCGCACGGATTTTTTCCGCATCGTCGCCGCGGGTACAGGACATGCAGAGTACGAGGAAGACGATGGCCACCACGACGGCATGAGGTTTTGTGACGGTTTTTTTCTGTCCTCTGTCCTCCGTCATCGGGCCTCCTTCTTGCGCGCCGCGACGGCCATCCAGCCCTCTTTCTCCAGAACCTCGATCACGGCCAGGCCGGATTCCTCCAAACCCGACAGTACAGCGCGTTTTTTCTCCTTGATGATGCCGGAACAGATGAGGATTCCCTTCGGTTCGAGAACCGCCGCCACATCGGGAAGAAGATCCAGGATCACCTCGGCCAGAATGTTGGCCGCCACGACATGGAAAGTGCCGCTCACCTGTTCGACAAGGTTGCCGGTCATCAGGCGGTAATCCCGGACACCGTTGGCCAGCAGGTTTTTTTCGGCCACGGAAACGGCCACCTCGTCATTGTCCACACCGCATACGCTCGCGGCCCCCAGCTTGGCGGCGGCGATCATCAGGATGCCCGATCCGGTGCCCACATCCAGAAACGTGTTGCCCGGCCGCAGATGGGATTGAATCTGCCGGATGCAAAGGGCCGTGGTGGGATGGGTGCCGGTGCCGAAGGCCATGCCCGGGTCGATTTCCAGGATGATTTCATCGGGCCGGGCCGCATATTCCCGCCAGGAGGGCTTGACCACGATGGTGTCGGTGATTCGTTCCGGCCAGAAGTACTCCTTCCAGGCTTCGGCCCAATCCTGCTCGTCGATGCGGGAGTAGACTACCCGGCTGGCGATACCGGAGGCTTTTTCCAGATGCATCAGTGCGTCTTCGAGCCGCCGGCATTTGTCGGCCGCTTGATCCGTGTCGGCAAAATAGCCGGTCACCGCCGGCTCCTGCGGCGGCAGAACGGCATCGTCGGCCCAATCCTGAAGGAGATCCATTTGCGGATCGTTCACGACCACGCCCTTGAGGCCCAACGAGTAAAAGGTGTCTGCCACCAGGTCCGCGGCCAGGCCGGTGTCCGGGCTGTCGATCACCACCTTTGCGGCGATCCATTTCATGGGAGCTTCTCCTTTTGGTTGGCTTCCAACTGGTCCGCAAAGCGTTCCCTGGGCGGGTTGAAATAGCCGAACCGCAAGCGGGGAAAGCGTTTGCCGATCATCTGCAGCAGCCGGTCCATGCCCACCGCCGGCCCCAGGGGGGCGGCGGTCTGCATAAATTCCAGGTAGCGGCGGGGATCGAAATTGAGATTGCGCCACTGGATCAGATGAACCGGGTGTTTTTCCAAAAAGACCGAAAGGGCCGCCGCTTCTTCGGGGCAGTCGGTGAACCCCGGGCAGTTGAGGTAGTTGATGGCCACGTGTCGGCCCCTGGCCAGGGTCAGGTCGATGCTCTCCACCACCTGGTCGAAACCGTATCCACGGGGGCGGAAGTAGGCGGTGTAGCAGGGCTCGCGCACGGAATTCATGCTCACCCGGATGCTATCCAGACCGGCGTCCAGCAAGCCTTTCAGGGTGTCCGGCAGGCTGGCGTTGGTATTCATGTTGATGGTGCCCTCGGCGGTCGCTTCGCGAATCAGGCGGATGGCCGGTTCGATTTCCCGGGCCGCCATCAAGGGGTCGCCTTCGCAGCCCTGGCCGAAGCTCACCACGGCGTGTTCCACCCTTCGGATGTGGGTCAGGGCCACCTCCGCGATCTCCTTGGCCGAAGGGGTAAAGGCAATGCGGTTCTGGCTGCTGGTCAACTGGGCGTCGGACTGCAGGGAGATGCAGCCCAGACAGCGGGCATTGCAGGATTGGGAGGTCGGCAGGGGCGCTTCGTAGCGGCCGAGAAAGAAGTTCTTGCCGGCCGGACAGCCATAGGTCAGGGCGCAGTGTTCCAGGTGGCGGGCCAGGCGGTTGTCCGGCAGCTGTTTCTGCATCTGGTGCACGCCGGCAACGATCCTGTCCTGCGGCATGCGGCGCAGGTCCTGGCGGGGCTCGGTGTCCACCACCATGGCGGCCGAACGGAATCCTTCCTGCTGCCATCCCACCGCGCCGTAGGAAAACAGGGGCAGGATGCTGGCATGGGCATGTTCCTCATAAGCACAGGTGTGGGTCAGCACCACACCTGGGGAGTTGAACGCGGCCACGGGAAAAATCTTTTCGTCGGGGGCATAGGGATTGCGATCTACGGGGCCGATTCTTCCGGTCGAAAGGTCCAGGAGCACCGGCACGCGGTCCGGCAGGAACATCAGTTCGCTTCCATGGGGCAATTCGATGGTGGTGGCCGGGGTCAGGGAGGTGCATTGCGCCCCGTCGGCCCCAACGGCGGCGTAGCCTTCCAGGTCGAAGATTTCTCCCTTTTCGTTGGCTACAACGGCGGTGAGCCATTCGGGCGTCCGGCCACCGGCGCGGCTTTTCTTTCTGCGGGTTTTTTTCGGTCTGGTCATGGTCGTCTTTTTGCCGGGAGCAAATGGCATCGTCTCCGTTCGGTGGCTCCACTTCCGTTTTTGTTAACAAGTGTCTTCTTGCGCGTCTACCACAGACGGCCGTCAAAGTACATCCATGCATCGTAAGGGTTCAGGTAATCGAGGAATTGAAAAAAGGTTGACCTCGCCCAGGCCATGGGCTATTGAACCCGTCATCGACAGACCGAAGTCTGCCATTTCAGTCCCTATAGCTCATTATTCCACTATTCCATCTGGCCACGAAGACTGCGTCTCGAAAGACGTTTGGATTTGTGGTTTTTTTGTTTAACAGCGCCATAAACTATCGACGGAGGAAACATGAGAATCAGACACTTGATGGCAGGCGTAGCGGTGGTCTTCTTGTTTGTGGTTTTCCAGGGAAGCGCCCTGGCGCACTTCGGCATGGTCATCCCATCGGACAACATGGTGATGCAGGATGACAACCGCAGTGTCACGGTGACCCTCTCCTTTTCCCATCCCATGGAGGGCCACGGCATGGAACTGGTCAAGCCCAAGGTGTTTGCCGTATCGGCCAACGGCAAGGCGCAGGATCTGCTCGGTCAATTGAAACCGACCAAAGTCATGGACCATAACGCATGGAAGCTCGATTATGCGGTCAAACGGCCCGGAGTCTACATGTTTCATATGGAGCCCCAGCCCTATTGGGAACCGGCCGAAGATTGCTTTATCGTTCATTATACCAAAACGGTAGTCACCGCTTTCGGCGATGACGAGGGCTGGGATGAGGAACTTGGGTTGAAGACCGAAATCGTGCCCCTGTCCAAGCCTTACGGTCTGTATGCGGGCAACGTGTTCCAGGGCGTCGTCAAAATGGATGGCAAGCCGATTCCTTACGCCGAAGTGGAAGTAGAGTACTACAACCAGGATGGAAAATCCCATGCGCCCACGGACTACATGGTCACCCAGACCATCAAGGCCGACGGCAACGGCGTGTTCACCTACGCCGCGCCCAAATCGGGCTGGTGGGGATTTGCGGCCCTGAATACCGCGGATTACAAGCTCAAACAGGACGGCCAGGAAAAGGATGTGGAATTGGGCGCCGTGATCTGGGTCCGTTTCGAGAACTGGCAGTAGCACACAACGTAACAAACAAAGGGAGTTCGCATGCACATATCCGAAGGCGTGCTGAGCGGGCCGGTCCTGGCCACCGGCGCTGCGATTGCCTTGGCCGGCACGGCCGCCGGGCTGAAAAGGATGGAATTGGACCGCGTGGCCCAGACCGGAATGCTGGCGGCGGCTTTTTTTGTTGCTTCGCTGATTCATGTGCCCATAGGCCCTTCCAGCGTTCACCTGATACTTAACGGCGTGGTGGGCCTGCTGCTCGGCTGGGCGGCCTTTCCCGCTATCCTGACGGCCCTGTTGCTGCAGGCCATGCTGTTCCAGTTCGGGGGCCTTACCGTGTTGGGGGTCAACACCGTGATCATGGCCGGGCCGGCGGTAATCTGCTACTATTGTTGCGGCCCCTTTGTTTTGAAAAGCCCTCCGGTTGCGGTTACGGCCGCCTTCGTTGCCGGAGCCGGCTCGGTTTTCCTGGCGGGCATCCTGGTGGGTGTCAGTCTGGTGTTCACGGGGGAAAATTTCCTTGAAGTCGCCGGCTTGGTGGTGGCGGCCCACCTGCCGATCATGGTGATCGAGGGCATCGTCACCGTTTTTTGTGTGGCTTTTCTGAAAAAGGTAAAGCCGGAAATGCTTCCCGGTTACAACGCAGGAAAGAGGGTATGAAACAATTTCTGAAAGCGTTCGGTTTGATCTGTGTTTTGATAGTCATGGGGCATGGAATGGCCCAGGCCCACAAAGTGACCATCTTTGCATGGGTCGACGGGGATCGGGTTTTTACCGAAAGCAAATTCAGCGGCGGCAAGCGGGTGCAAGGCGGAACCGTGACGGTACTAGACAGCGCGGGGAACCAGCTGCTGGAAGGCAAGACCGACGACAATGGAGAATTCTCCTTCAAAACGCCGGCGGCCGACGGGCTGACCATCATCATCAATGCCGGCATGGGGCACCGGAGTGAGTGGACGCTGAGTGCCGAGGATCTGGGGACTGCGGGGGGAGATTCGGCGGAACCGGCGGTTGCGGCATCGGCGGCCGAAGAACAGCCCGTGCCCGTTTCCGCAGCTGTCGCAAACGGACTGAGTGCCGCCGACGTGGAGGCCATCGTCGCCCGTCAGTTGGAGGAAAAACTGCGGCCGCTGACCCATATGGTGGCTGAATCCCGGGAAAAAGGACCCTCCGCCACCGACATTCTCGGCGGCATCGGCTACATTCTGGGCCTGGTGGGCCTGGGCACCTATATGCGTTATCGTCGGGAGAACCGCCCTTCATGATTGAAGCGGCCTTTGCCGAGGGCGACGGCTGGCTGTACCGGGTCGACCCGCGCCTGCGGATTCTGGGTGCTGCGGGTTTCGCCGTGGTGGTGGCGGTCGCCTGTGATTTCCGGGCGCTGCTTTTTGCCCTGGCCCTGTCTTTCACCCTGGTGGTCTCGGCGCGAATGAGCCTGCGCCGGGTGGCCCGCAGCCTGCTGGCGGCGATACTTTTTTTGGTGCTGCTGTGGCTGGTGCTGCCCTGGTCCTACGAGGGCCCCGTCTGGTTCGAAATCGGCCCCGTCGGGGTTACGCGGCCGGGAGTCGTCCTGTGCAGCCAGATCAGTTTGAAAACGGTGGCCCTGATGACGGCCTTCATGGCCCTGGTGGCCACCATGACCGTCGATACGCTGGGCCATGCCCTCAGCCGCCTGCGATTGCCCGACAAGATGGTGTACCTGCTTTTGATCACCTACCGCTACATCTTCGTGATCGAACAGGAATACCAGCGGTTGATTCGGGCCATGAAAATCCGGAGCTTCCGGCCGACAACCAGCCTGCACACCTATCGCACCTATGCTTATCTGGTGGGGATGCTTTTCGTCCGCGCTTCGGAGCGGGCCCGGCGGGTGCACTGCGCCATGGTCTGCCGGGGCTTTTCCGGTCGGTTCGTCAGCCTGCGCAACTTTCCGCCCAACCCGCTTAATCCTTTTTTCTCCTTTGGCGCCATCGGGGCGGTCGGTCTGCTGATCGCGCTGGAATGGGTGATTTGAACATGGACTACCTTCTTCTCAACCTGTCGGACATCTGTTTTCGCTATCCCGGCGGAAAGCCGGTTCTCGATCACCTGGACTTTCACCTGCATGCCGGTGATCGTATCGGCCTGGTGGCGCCCAATGGCAGCGGCAAGACCACATTGTTTCATGTGATCATGGGCCTGCTCAAACCCGATTCCGGTACGGTGGAGGCCTTCGGCCGACCCAGAAAAGAGGAAGCCGATTTTACCGAAGTCCGTCGGCGCATCGGCTTTTTGTTCCAGGATGCCGACGACCAGCTTTTTTCC
This window of the uncultured Desulfosarcina sp. genome carries:
- the cbiM gene encoding cobalt transporter CbiM yields the protein MHISEGVLSGPVLATGAAIALAGTAAGLKRMELDRVAQTGMLAAAFFVASLIHVPIGPSSVHLILNGVVGLLLGWAAFPAILTALLLQAMLFQFGGLTVLGVNTVIMAGPAVICYYCCGPFVLKSPPVAVTAAFVAGAGSVFLAGILVGVSLVFTGENFLEVAGLVVAAHLPIMVIEGIVTVFCVAFLKKVKPEMLPGYNAGKRV
- a CDS encoding DUF4198 domain-containing protein, translated to MRIRHLMAGVAVVFLFVVFQGSALAHFGMVIPSDNMVMQDDNRSVTVTLSFSHPMEGHGMELVKPKVFAVSANGKAQDLLGQLKPTKVMDHNAWKLDYAVKRPGVYMFHMEPQPYWEPAEDCFIVHYTKTVVTAFGDDEGWDEELGLKTEIVPLSKPYGLYAGNVFQGVVKMDGKPIPYAEVEVEYYNQDGKSHAPTDYMVTQTIKADGNGVFTYAAPKSGWWGFAALNTADYKLKQDGQEKDVELGAVIWVRFENWQ
- the cbiQ gene encoding cobalt ECF transporter T component CbiQ, translating into MIEAAFAEGDGWLYRVDPRLRILGAAGFAVVVAVACDFRALLFALALSFTLVVSARMSLRRVARSLLAAILFLVLLWLVLPWSYEGPVWFEIGPVGVTRPGVVLCSQISLKTVALMTAFMALVATMTVDTLGHALSRLRLPDKMVYLLLITYRYIFVIEQEYQRLIRAMKIRSFRPTTSLHTYRTYAYLVGMLFVRASERARRVHCAMVCRGFSGRFVSLRNFPPNPLNPFFSFGAIGAVGLLIALEWVI